In Streptomyces seoulensis, the following are encoded in one genomic region:
- a CDS encoding ATP-binding cassette domain-containing protein, with product MTDTEERVPLVELTDVSKRYGNVRALEGVSLQVHAGEITCVLGDNGAGKSTLIKTIAGLHQHDGGTLLIEGEETRLASPRDALDRGIATVYQDLAVVSLMPVWRNFFLGSEPRKGKGPFARLDTDLMRRTTREELLRMGIDLRDVDQPIGTLSGGERQCVAIARAVHFGAKVLVLDEPTAALGVKQSGVVLKYVAAARDAGLGVVLITHNPHHAHLVGDRFVLLRRGAMVGNHTRDEITLDELTKQMAGGADLDALHHELKRG from the coding sequence ATGACCGACACCGAAGAGCGCGTGCCCCTGGTCGAGCTGACCGACGTCAGCAAGCGCTACGGCAACGTCCGCGCCCTGGAGGGCGTCTCCCTCCAGGTGCACGCCGGGGAGATCACCTGCGTCCTCGGCGACAACGGCGCCGGCAAGTCCACCCTGATCAAGACCATCGCGGGGCTCCACCAGCACGACGGCGGCACCCTCCTCATCGAGGGCGAGGAGACCCGGCTCGCCTCCCCGCGCGACGCCCTGGACCGGGGCATCGCCACGGTCTACCAGGACCTCGCCGTCGTCTCCCTGATGCCGGTCTGGCGCAACTTCTTCCTCGGCTCCGAGCCCCGCAAGGGCAAGGGCCCCTTCGCGCGCCTGGACACCGACCTGATGCGCCGCACCACCCGCGAGGAACTGCTGCGCATGGGCATCGACCTGCGCGACGTCGACCAGCCCATCGGCACCCTCTCCGGCGGTGAGCGCCAGTGCGTGGCCATCGCCCGTGCCGTGCACTTCGGCGCCAAGGTGCTCGTGCTGGACGAGCCCACCGCCGCACTGGGCGTCAAGCAGTCCGGTGTGGTCCTCAAATATGTGGCCGCGGCACGTGATGCCGGGCTGGGTGTCGTGCTGATCACCCACAACCCGCACCACGCGCATCTCGTCGGCGACCGCTTCGTACTGCTGCGGCGCGGCGCCATGGTGGGCAACCACACACGCGACGAGATCACCCTGGACGAACTGACCAAGCAGATGGCGGGCGGAGCGGACCTGGACGCTCTGCACCACGAGCTGAAGCGCGGCTGA
- a CDS encoding ROK family glucokinase — MSTYRDLAAPIGSRRAPVLRTVGTRERRSHLTAPRVPTVGIDIGGTKVMAGVVDADGNILEKLRAETPDKSKSPQVVEDTIAELVLDLSDRHDVHAVGIGAAGWVDADRNRVLFAPHLSWRNEPLRDRLAARLSVPVLVDNDANTAAWAEWRFGAGRGEDHLVMITLGTGIGGAILEDGQVKRGKFGVAGEFGHMQVVPGGHRCPCGNRGCWEQYSSGNALVREARELAAADSPVAYGIIEHVKGSIGDITGPMITELAREGDAMCIELLQDIGQWLGVGIANLAAALDPSCFVIGGGVSAADDLLIGPARDAFKRHLTGRGYRPEARITRAQLGPEAGMVGAADLARLVARRFRRAKRRRVERYERFERYTQGRRDRDTA, encoded by the coding sequence ATGAGCACCTACCGCGACCTCGCCGCCCCCATCGGCTCCCGCCGCGCCCCCGTCCTGCGCACGGTGGGCACCCGGGAACGCCGCTCCCACCTGACCGCGCCCCGCGTGCCCACGGTGGGCATCGACATCGGCGGCACCAAGGTCATGGCGGGCGTCGTGGACGCCGACGGCAACATCCTGGAGAAGCTCCGCGCGGAGACCCCGGACAAGTCCAAGAGCCCCCAGGTCGTCGAGGACACCATCGCCGAGCTGGTGCTCGACCTCTCCGACCGGCACGACGTGCACGCCGTCGGCATCGGGGCCGCCGGCTGGGTCGACGCCGACCGCAACCGCGTGCTGTTCGCCCCCCACCTGTCCTGGCGCAACGAGCCGCTGCGCGACCGCCTCGCCGCCCGGCTGTCCGTGCCCGTGCTGGTGGACAACGACGCCAACACCGCGGCCTGGGCCGAGTGGCGCTTCGGCGCCGGGCGCGGCGAGGACCACCTCGTCATGATCACCCTCGGCACCGGCATCGGGGGCGCCATCCTGGAGGACGGCCAGGTCAAGCGGGGCAAGTTCGGCGTCGCGGGCGAGTTCGGCCATATGCAGGTCGTGCCCGGCGGACACCGGTGCCCGTGCGGCAACCGGGGCTGCTGGGAGCAGTACAGCTCCGGCAACGCCCTGGTCCGCGAGGCGCGGGAGCTGGCCGCCGCCGACTCCCCGGTCGCCTACGGGATCATCGAGCACGTCAAGGGCAGCATCGGCGACATCACCGGCCCGATGATCACCGAGCTGGCCCGCGAGGGCGACGCGATGTGCATCGAGCTGCTCCAGGACATCGGCCAGTGGCTCGGCGTCGGCATCGCCAACCTCGCCGCCGCCCTCGACCCGTCCTGCTTCGTCATCGGTGGCGGGGTCAGCGCGGCCGACGACCTGCTCATCGGCCCCGCGCGGGACGCCTTCAAGCGCCACCTCACCGGCCGCGGCTACCGCCCCGAGGCCCGCATCACCCGCGCCCAGCTCGGCCCCGAGGCCGGCATGGTCGGCGCGGCCGACCTGGCCCGGCTGGTCGCCCGCCGCTTCCGCCGCGCCAAGCGCCGCCGCGTGGAGCGCTACGAACGCTTCGAGCGGTACACCCAGGGCCGCCGGGACCGGGACACCGCATGA
- a CDS encoding DEAD/DEAH box helicase, protein MSDGTATATARAGTGNTGNTVPARLACVFLPAPLPREARVAFWDPDGEPLLDATDELTVVRPHGTGVRRRQVPALTLPLADALPLLVRARHDPAAHPATACWGAAALHALRLTARGRLLPGLTPSGHDAWRAGPLEPDDIAHLRAVAAALPPEGHAVPLPGPGPLTLPEPEALVRAFLDAVADTLPRTPAARHTSGRPFAARQPQPLPGAQDWAAEVAAGMDAGVRISLRLDLSGYSVFDTGDDQRARAAGAAVVQVHSLADPTLVADAAAVWAGDADALGPRAHVDAALAVRRAARVWGPLDRLAEQDVPDVLALSEEEVTDLLGVAASRLAAAGVAVHWPRDLASDLAATAEVRTAPGSATDGTGFFESEELLAFRWQLALGGDPLTEAEMDALAEAHRPVVRLRDRWVLVDPVLVRKARKRELGLLDPVDALAVALTGTAEVDGETVEAVPTGALAALRDRLTAGLAPAEPPAGLDATLRDYQLRGLAWLDLMTSLGLGGCLADDMGLGKTITLIALHLKRARTEPTLVVCPASLLGNWQREINRFAPGVPVRRFHGADRTLDGLTGGFVLTTYGTMRSAAAQLAEHPWGMVVADEAQHVKNPYSATAKALRTIRTPARVALTGTPVENNLSELWALLDWTTPGLLGPLKSFRARHARAVENGEDAEAVERLARLVRPFMLRRKKSDPGIVPELPPKTETDHPVPLSREQAALYEAVVRESMLAIEDADGIARRGLVLKLLGALKQICDHPALYLKEEPAHPDRLSARSGKLALLDELLDTVLAEDGSVLVFTQYVGMARLITAHLADRAIPVDLLHGGTPVPERERMVDRFQSGEIPVLVLSLKAAGTGLNLTRAGHVVHFDRWWNPAVEEQATDRAYRIGQTQPVQVHRLVTEGTVEDRIAEMLTAKRALADAILGSGEAALTELTDRELTDLVSLRRPE, encoded by the coding sequence GTGAGTGACGGCACGGCCACGGCGACAGCGCGCGCGGGCACCGGGAACACCGGGAACACGGTCCCGGCCCGCCTCGCCTGCGTGTTCCTGCCCGCGCCCCTCCCGCGCGAGGCCCGCGTCGCCTTCTGGGACCCCGACGGCGAGCCCCTCCTGGACGCCACCGACGAGCTGACCGTCGTACGGCCGCACGGCACGGGTGTACGGCGCCGTCAGGTGCCCGCGCTCACCCTGCCCCTCGCCGACGCCCTGCCCCTGCTGGTCCGCGCCCGGCACGATCCGGCCGCCCATCCCGCCACGGCCTGCTGGGGAGCCGCCGCGCTGCACGCCCTGCGGCTGACCGCGCGGGGCCGCCTGCTGCCCGGCCTCACCCCGAGCGGGCACGACGCCTGGCGCGCCGGACCGCTGGAGCCCGACGACATCGCGCACCTGCGCGCGGTGGCCGCCGCGCTGCCGCCCGAGGGCCACGCCGTCCCGCTGCCCGGTCCCGGACCGCTGACTCTGCCCGAGCCCGAGGCCCTGGTCCGCGCCTTCCTGGACGCCGTCGCGGACACCCTGCCCCGCACCCCCGCCGCCCGGCATACCAGCGGACGCCCCTTCGCCGCCCGCCAACCCCAGCCGCTGCCCGGCGCCCAGGACTGGGCGGCCGAGGTCGCCGCGGGCATGGACGCGGGCGTACGGATCTCGCTGCGCCTGGACCTGTCCGGGTACAGCGTCTTCGACACCGGCGACGACCAGCGGGCGCGGGCGGCCGGCGCCGCCGTCGTCCAGGTCCACAGCCTGGCCGACCCCACGCTCGTCGCCGACGCGGCGGCCGTGTGGGCCGGGGACGCGGACGCCCTCGGGCCCCGCGCGCACGTGGACGCCGCCCTCGCCGTCCGGCGCGCCGCGCGCGTGTGGGGGCCGCTGGACCGGCTCGCCGAGCAGGACGTGCCCGACGTACTCGCCCTGTCCGAGGAGGAGGTCACCGACCTGCTCGGCGTGGCCGCGAGCCGGCTCGCCGCCGCCGGGGTGGCCGTGCACTGGCCCCGCGACCTCGCGAGCGACCTCGCCGCCACCGCCGAGGTCCGCACCGCGCCCGGCTCCGCGACCGACGGCACCGGGTTCTTCGAGAGCGAGGAACTGCTCGCCTTCCGCTGGCAGCTGGCGCTCGGCGGCGACCCGCTCACCGAGGCCGAGATGGACGCCCTCGCCGAGGCCCACCGCCCGGTCGTCCGGCTGCGCGACCGCTGGGTCCTGGTCGACCCGGTCCTGGTCCGCAAGGCCCGCAAGCGCGAACTCGGCCTGCTCGACCCCGTCGACGCGCTCGCCGTCGCCCTCACCGGCACCGCCGAGGTCGACGGAGAGACCGTGGAGGCCGTCCCGACCGGCGCCCTCGCGGCGCTGCGCGACCGGCTCACCGCGGGGCTCGCCCCGGCCGAGCCGCCCGCCGGGCTCGACGCGACCCTGCGCGACTACCAGCTGCGCGGCCTCGCCTGGCTCGACCTGATGACCTCCCTCGGCCTCGGCGGCTGCCTCGCCGACGACATGGGTCTCGGCAAGACGATCACCCTCATCGCCCTGCACCTCAAGCGCGCCCGCACCGAGCCGACCCTCGTGGTCTGCCCCGCCTCCCTGCTGGGCAACTGGCAGCGAGAGATCAACCGCTTCGCGCCCGGCGTCCCGGTCCGCCGCTTCCACGGCGCCGACCGCACCCTCGACGGCCTCACCGGCGGCTTCGTCCTCACCACCTACGGCACCATGCGCTCCGCCGCCGCCCAGCTCGCCGAGCACCCCTGGGGCATGGTCGTGGCGGACGAGGCCCAGCATGTGAAGAACCCCTACTCCGCCACCGCGAAGGCGCTGCGCACGATCCGGACCCCCGCGCGCGTGGCGCTCACCGGCACCCCGGTGGAGAACAACCTCTCCGAGCTGTGGGCCTTGCTCGACTGGACCACGCCCGGCCTGCTCGGCCCCCTGAAGTCCTTCCGCGCCCGGCACGCGCGTGCCGTGGAGAACGGTGAGGACGCCGAGGCGGTGGAGCGGCTGGCGCGGCTCGTGCGGCCGTTCATGCTGCGCCGCAAGAAGTCCGACCCCGGCATCGTCCCCGAACTCCCGCCCAAGACCGAGACCGACCACCCGGTCCCGCTCAGCCGCGAACAGGCCGCGCTGTACGAGGCCGTGGTGCGCGAGTCGATGCTCGCCATCGAGGACGCGGACGGCATCGCCCGCCGGGGCCTGGTCCTCAAGCTGCTCGGCGCCCTCAAGCAGATCTGCGACCACCCGGCGCTCTACCTCAAGGAGGAGCCCGCCCACCCCGACCGGCTCTCCGCCCGCTCCGGCAAACTCGCCCTGCTGGACGAGCTGCTGGACACCGTGCTCGCCGAGGACGGCTCGGTCCTGGTCTTCACCCAGTACGTCGGCATGGCCCGGCTCATCACCGCCCACCTGGCCGACCGCGCGATCCCGGTCGACCTGCTGCACGGTGGCACTCCGGTGCCCGAGCGGGAGCGGATGGTGGACCGGTTCCAGTCCGGCGAGATCCCGGTCCTGGTGCTCTCCCTCAAGGCGGCGGGCACCGGGCTGAACCTCACCCGCGCGGGGCACGTCGTGCACTTCGACCGCTGGTGGAACCCGGCCGTCGAGGAACAGGCCACCGACCGCGCCTACCGCATCGGACAGACCCAGCCCGTCCAGGTCCACCGCCTGGTCACCGAGGGCACGGTGGAGGACCGTATCGCCGAGATGCTCACCGCCAAGCGCGCGCTGGCCGACGCGATCCTCGGCTCCGGCGAGGCGGCCCTGACCGAGCTGACCGACCGCGAACTGACCGACCTCGTGTCCCTGCGGAGGCCGGAATGA